A single genomic interval of Fibrobacter sp. UWB4 harbors:
- the ilvB gene encoding biosynthetic-type acetolactate synthase large subunit, protein MANKTLSGAEVIIECLKREGVDTIFGYPGGSAIPMFDAILDSSIKVVLSRHEQGATHMADGYARQTGKVGVALVTSGPGATNTFTGIYTALMDSSPIVVLTAQTTTPNLGKDAFQECDTSGMTFATVKHSYLVKDTNDLPRVMKEAFHIARSGRPGPVLIDLPKDVTAGPCTAPFTDQMDLPGYKIPTYASTESVEKAAEYLKNSKKPLLLVGHGAMISGAHRQVKELAEKLGAPVCCTMLGLGAFPTDHELSLGMLGMHGTIYANKAVLECDLILSIGSRWDDRITGKLSEFCKNAVKMHIDIDPAEEGKVLQPDVFMCGDAKLVLEQLLPMVNKLDTADWIKTCQTWKKRYPLTYAKQGGLRMQHIVATVSELTQGKAIVTTDVGQHQMWVAQFFHINYPRQLHSSGGAGTMGFGFPAAIGAAFGNETGWPVCSFSGDGGFQMTEAELATAAIHKLPIKIFVMDNKYLGMVRQWQELFYDHRYSSVDMRGNPDFVKLAEAYGIPGLRIKRPADAERVIQKALDYNDGPILIHCECEKEDNVFPMIPAGAPITSMITEQPKTQLEKPTGST, encoded by the coding sequence ATGGCAAATAAGACCTTAAGTGGTGCCGAAGTGATTATCGAATGCCTCAAGCGTGAAGGCGTTGATACAATTTTCGGCTATCCCGGTGGATCGGCCATTCCGATGTTCGATGCCATCCTCGACTCCAGCATCAAAGTTGTGCTCAGCCGTCATGAACAGGGCGCAACCCACATGGCTGACGGTTATGCCCGCCAGACCGGTAAGGTCGGTGTAGCTCTTGTCACTAGCGGTCCGGGTGCAACGAACACGTTTACAGGTATTTATACAGCTCTCATGGATTCTAGCCCGATTGTCGTGCTCACAGCACAGACGACGACTCCGAACTTGGGCAAGGACGCCTTCCAGGAATGCGATACAAGCGGTATGACTTTTGCAACCGTGAAGCATTCTTACTTGGTGAAGGACACGAACGACCTCCCGCGCGTGATGAAGGAAGCGTTCCACATCGCACGTTCTGGCCGTCCGGGTCCGGTGCTTATCGACCTTCCGAAGGACGTGACTGCAGGCCCCTGCACCGCTCCGTTCACGGACCAGATGGACCTTCCGGGTTACAAGATCCCGACCTACGCTTCTACCGAAAGCGTTGAAAAGGCCGCAGAATACCTCAAGAATTCCAAGAAGCCGCTTTTACTCGTGGGCCACGGTGCCATGATTTCTGGCGCACACCGCCAGGTGAAGGAACTCGCCGAAAAGCTCGGCGCTCCGGTTTGCTGCACGATGCTTGGCCTCGGCGCATTCCCGACCGATCACGAACTTTCGCTCGGCATGCTCGGCATGCACGGCACGATTTACGCCAACAAGGCTGTTCTCGAATGCGACCTCATTCTCTCTATCGGTAGCCGTTGGGACGACCGCATTACCGGTAAGCTCAGCGAATTCTGCAAGAACGCCGTGAAGATGCACATCGACATCGACCCTGCCGAAGAAGGCAAGGTTTTGCAGCCGGATGTGTTCATGTGCGGTGACGCCAAGCTCGTCTTGGAACAGCTCCTCCCGATGGTGAACAAGCTCGATACCGCCGACTGGATCAAGACTTGCCAGACTTGGAAGAAGCGCTACCCGCTTACTTACGCCAAGCAGGGCGGCCTCCGTATGCAGCACATCGTTGCTACCGTGAGCGAACTTACGCAGGGCAAGGCAATCGTCACGACGGACGTGGGCCAGCACCAGATGTGGGTTGCACAGTTCTTCCACATCAACTATCCGCGTCAGCTCCACTCCAGCGGTGGCGCAGGCACGATGGGCTTTGGCTTCCCGGCTGCTATCGGTGCCGCATTCGGCAACGAAACCGGTTGGCCGGTTTGCAGCTTCAGCGGTGACGGTGGTTTCCAGATGACCGAAGCAGAACTTGCAACGGCCGCCATCCACAAGCTCCCCATCAAGATTTTCGTGATGGACAACAAGTACCTCGGCATGGTGCGCCAGTGGCAGGAACTCTTCTATGACCACCGCTATTCCAGCGTGGACATGAGAGGCAACCCGGACTTCGTGAAGCTCGCCGAAGCTTATGGCATCCCGGGTCTCCGTATCAAGCGCCCGGCAGACGCCGAACGCGTGATCCAGAAGGCTTTGGACTACAACGACGGCCCGATTCTCATCCACTGCGAATGCGAAAAGGAAGACAACGTGTTCCCGATGATTCCGGCAGGCGCTCCGATCACTAGCATGATCACCGAACAGCCGAAGACGCAGCTCGAAAAACCCACCGGATCGACGTAA
- a CDS encoding glycosyl hydrolase family 8 — protein sequence MFISRIVPFCMAAAFTTSFAVLDLPNAQPKVDEAYWNKALDSTWQGLIRRNIQPYSAGAGLIHRPKSETPGDAVSEGVGYGMLVSLYANDQASFNKIWEEANSSMWGGCYYNWQMNPEGKISGTGAASDAEEDVALTLIFADKLVSAGKWQPYTSAKLGSDYKTHAQKILDCMWSSKQVTSDGILAPGAGWGGYSFVNPGYFSPAWYKIFAKFDSNGDRWNTVVDKSYEIISKSPGYSMGMVPDWMTPEGGWVGSAGLGYNAYFESRAFFKDAIRILWRVAIDAIWFDEERAKAFLKNALTFINSKGGAKAANFYQIENAGELLPADDKWFDFNNSKDKTTWRYRSEHSHLTIGMWATAAMAVGEKEDRIAFSEEMGKFYEGGDFFGKSRDESGALEDTLHNEMYFDQFLAWFGTSMMSGAFVNVVDAIDNPKAATVGDSSSLSRTSIEAVKRRLANSAGIKVAHLDGAVLMSVPVDACWEIFDLNGHVVANASGKDFFWKTRGQSGIYIVKARSRSQVYSRKISVR from the coding sequence ATGTTTATTTCTCGTATTGTGCCGTTCTGTATGGCGGCAGCATTCACCACTTCATTTGCAGTCCTTGATTTGCCTAATGCGCAGCCAAAGGTCGATGAAGCCTATTGGAACAAGGCTCTCGATAGTACCTGGCAAGGGCTGATCCGTCGAAATATCCAGCCGTATAGTGCAGGTGCCGGGCTTATTCACCGTCCAAAAAGCGAAACTCCGGGCGATGCCGTGAGCGAAGGTGTCGGTTATGGCATGCTTGTCTCGCTTTATGCCAATGATCAGGCTTCGTTTAATAAAATCTGGGAAGAAGCGAATTCTTCGATGTGGGGCGGCTGCTATTACAACTGGCAAATGAATCCTGAAGGAAAAATTTCGGGTACGGGGGCTGCCTCCGATGCCGAAGAAGATGTCGCTCTGACCTTGATTTTTGCCGATAAGCTTGTTTCTGCGGGCAAGTGGCAACCTTACACTTCGGCAAAGCTTGGCTCCGACTATAAGACGCATGCACAGAAAATTCTTGATTGCATGTGGAGTTCCAAGCAGGTTACAAGTGATGGAATTTTGGCTCCGGGCGCTGGCTGGGGTGGCTATAGTTTTGTGAATCCGGGCTATTTCTCTCCGGCTTGGTACAAAATTTTTGCCAAGTTTGATTCGAATGGAGACCGTTGGAATACAGTCGTAGATAAGTCCTATGAAATTATTTCTAAAAGTCCGGGCTATAGCATGGGCATGGTGCCGGATTGGATGACTCCAGAAGGTGGCTGGGTTGGTTCTGCGGGGCTTGGCTACAATGCCTATTTTGAAAGCCGCGCCTTTTTCAAGGATGCCATTCGCATTTTGTGGCGTGTCGCTATTGACGCTATCTGGTTTGACGAAGAACGCGCAAAGGCGTTCCTCAAGAATGCCTTGACGTTTATCAATTCGAAGGGTGGCGCTAAGGCGGCAAACTTCTACCAGATTGAAAATGCCGGCGAACTGTTGCCTGCTGATGACAAGTGGTTTGATTTCAATAATTCCAAGGATAAGACGACTTGGCGTTACCGCAGTGAACATAGCCATTTGACGATTGGCATGTGGGCGACAGCAGCAATGGCTGTGGGCGAGAAAGAAGACCGCATTGCATTCAGTGAAGAAATGGGCAAGTTCTATGAAGGAGGCGATTTCTTCGGAAAATCTAGGGATGAATCTGGAGCGCTCGAAGATACGCTTCACAATGAAATGTATTTTGACCAGTTCCTTGCCTGGTTTGGAACGTCAATGATGAGCGGTGCTTTTGTGAATGTCGTCGATGCAATTGATAATCCGAAGGCGGCTACTGTTGGGGATTCTTCTTCGCTTTCTAGAACTTCGATTGAAGCTGTCAAGCGCCGTCTTGCAAATTCGGCGGGCATTAAGGTTGCTCATCTGGACGGCGCTGTGCTGATGTCTGTTCCAGTGGATGCTTGTTGGGAAATCTTTGACTTGAACGGTCATGTCGTAGCGAATGCTTCGGGCAAGGATTTCTTCTGGAAAACACGCGGCCAAAGTGGAATTTACATTGTCAAGGCCAGGAGCCGTTCGCAGGTCTATTCCCGTAAAATTTCAGTTCGCTAA
- the ilvN gene encoding acetolactate synthase small subunit, with translation MKDIAHSISLLVANRPGVLVRIALVFSRRGYNIDSLVVSPTLDPNFSRMNIIAHGNPEILMQIIKQLEKLVDVVQAKDHTGTDAVEKELALIKVRCTAEQRTEILQLCDHFHANTVDMTMTSMIIQITGNSTKVDTLKSLLQKFEIVEYIRTGKVIMLRGEDKT, from the coding sequence ATGAAAGATATTGCACATTCTATTAGCTTGTTAGTGGCAAACCGCCCGGGCGTGCTCGTGCGTATTGCACTCGTGTTCTCCCGCCGTGGCTACAACATCGATTCTCTCGTCGTCTCCCCCACGCTCGACCCGAACTTCAGCCGCATGAACATCATCGCTCACGGCAATCCCGAAATCTTGATGCAGATCATCAAGCAGCTCGAAAAGCTCGTGGACGTGGTTCAGGCCAAGGACCATACCGGTACGGACGCCGTGGAAAAGGAACTCGCACTCATCAAGGTTCGTTGCACTGCAGAACAGCGCACCGAAATCTTGCAGCTTTGCGACCATTTCCACGCCAACACGGTGGATATGACGATGACTTCCATGATTATCCAGATTACGGGCAACAGCACGAAGGTCGATACCCTCAAGAGCTTGTTGCAGAAGTTCGAAATCGTAGAATACATCCGCACGGGCAAGGTCATCATGCTCCGCGGCGAAGACAAGACGTAG
- a CDS encoding radical SAM protein, protein MNLVLCLTEQCNLRCTYCYYKESQADRKTVMDDATLEQAIKIALDRTIFFKQSYLNITFFGGEPLLRRDAIYKGVEFAKAVVDDAMDSGKISKNFRLQFAVNTNGTLFDDEFFDFCEKEHFRIYLSLDGPEKHHDIARRTVSGTGSFKAIEKHIPRFAKLGAVALSTVTRAHVSTIFESVKWLHEQGFQSLTTSVDFDGKWTSEDFDKLALQYQKMAEYWRACREKGDKFFLGTIHDKIKITLINSRYRLYSCHVYNGAIGVATNGNMFPCTRFITSNPNTHYVQGNVFTGFDEKACEEIRQFLDSDKKECEGCDIRYRCCAHECACTSFYTTGTIEGVSPEVCTHERMLADICDTLLEKMAQN, encoded by the coding sequence ATGAATTTAGTCCTTTGCCTTACAGAACAGTGTAATTTACGTTGTACCTACTGCTATTACAAGGAATCGCAAGCGGACCGCAAAACGGTCATGGACGATGCAACCCTCGAGCAGGCCATCAAAATTGCCCTCGACCGCACGATATTCTTTAAGCAGTCGTACTTGAACATCACGTTCTTTGGGGGGGAGCCGCTTTTGCGAAGAGATGCTATTTATAAAGGTGTCGAATTCGCAAAGGCGGTTGTCGATGATGCGATGGATAGTGGCAAAATTTCCAAGAACTTCAGGTTGCAATTTGCGGTCAACACGAACGGTACGCTTTTTGACGATGAATTCTTTGATTTTTGCGAAAAGGAACATTTCCGCATTTATCTTTCCCTCGACGGGCCAGAAAAACATCACGACATCGCCCGACGCACTGTAAGCGGAACCGGAAGTTTCAAGGCAATCGAAAAGCACATTCCCCGATTTGCAAAACTCGGCGCAGTCGCATTGAGCACTGTTACACGCGCTCACGTCAGCACAATTTTCGAAAGTGTCAAATGGCTTCACGAACAAGGTTTCCAGAGCCTCACGACGAGCGTCGATTTTGACGGCAAATGGACAAGCGAAGATTTCGACAAGCTCGCCTTGCAATACCAGAAAATGGCTGAGTACTGGAGAGCATGCCGCGAGAAAGGCGACAAGTTCTTCCTTGGTACAATCCACGACAAAATAAAGATAACGCTCATAAATTCGCGATACAGATTGTATTCTTGCCATGTGTATAATGGCGCAATCGGCGTCGCGACAAACGGAAATATGTTCCCCTGCACGCGATTTATAACATCAAACCCAAACACCCATTACGTGCAGGGGAATGTATTCACAGGCTTTGACGAAAAAGCATGTGAAGAGATTCGTCAGTTCCTAGACAGCGACAAGAAAGAATGCGAAGGGTGCGACATCCGCTACCGCTGTTGCGCCCACGAATGCGCATGCACCAGCTTCTACACGACAGGAACAATTGAAGGCGTATCGCCCGAAGTGTGCACACACGAAAGAATGCTCGCAGATATTTGCGATACGCTGCTAGAGAAGATGGCACAAAACTAA
- a CDS encoding MBOAT family protein: protein MVFSSQIFLFYFLPTFLVGYFVLFKLGAKHSFLNLFITIFSYVFYGWLEPWLVFLMFGCTLVVYVAGRFISAPNASSLQRKVALWTAIAVNLGALGFFKYYMFGMGIVNDFATMLGCEPFSIMTVLLPVGISFYSFQSMSYAIDVYRGSAPPVKNFATFACYVALFPQLVAGPIVRYNTVAEELETRTHTLENFVRGILFFCFGFTEKIFLANQVGIIADRVFAADAPGVINSWWGSLAYMFQIYFDFSAYSNMAIGLGLMLGFHFPRNFNGPYRSVSITDFWKRWHISLTSWFRDYLYIPLGGNRVPTGRMYFNLFLVMFVSGVWHGANWTFVCWGLYHAFFMIVERANNKNAWYYKAPRVVQILLTQVIVLFGWVLFRADSIGDAVRMWKNMVGLGATAASDVILSAEIFTPTCIVFMLLAGLLSFWKYRSYDWCIDVSFKKSLIALGLFILATLALFTQSYNPFLYFQF from the coding sequence ATGGTATTCTCTTCCCAGATTTTCCTTTTCTACTTCTTGCCGACGTTCTTGGTTGGCTACTTTGTTCTCTTCAAGCTCGGGGCTAAGCATTCGTTCCTGAACTTGTTCATTACCATCTTCAGTTACGTTTTTTACGGCTGGCTCGAACCGTGGCTCGTGTTCCTCATGTTCGGCTGTACGCTTGTCGTGTACGTGGCTGGGCGGTTCATCTCGGCGCCGAATGCAAGTTCCTTGCAGCGAAAGGTTGCCCTGTGGACTGCAATTGCGGTGAATCTCGGGGCGCTCGGGTTCTTCAAGTATTACATGTTCGGCATGGGGATCGTGAACGATTTTGCGACCATGCTCGGCTGTGAGCCGTTCTCGATTATGACGGTTCTTTTGCCGGTGGGCATTTCGTTCTACTCGTTCCAGTCCATGAGTTACGCGATTGACGTTTATCGCGGTTCTGCTCCTCCGGTCAAGAACTTTGCAACGTTCGCATGCTACGTGGCGCTTTTCCCGCAGCTTGTGGCTGGCCCGATTGTGCGTTACAATACGGTCGCCGAAGAACTTGAAACCCGTACGCATACGCTTGAAAATTTTGTGCGTGGCATCCTGTTTTTCTGCTTTGGCTTTACCGAAAAGATCTTCCTTGCAAACCAGGTGGGCATTATCGCAGACCGCGTTTTTGCGGCCGATGCTCCGGGCGTCATCAACAGCTGGTGGGGTTCGCTTGCGTACATGTTCCAGATTTACTTTGACTTCTCGGCCTATTCTAATATGGCGATTGGTCTTGGCCTTATGCTCGGGTTCCATTTCCCGCGCAACTTCAACGGCCCGTACCGCTCAGTCAGCATTACGGACTTCTGGAAGCGCTGGCATATTTCGCTCACGAGCTGGTTCCGCGATTACCTGTACATCCCGCTGGGCGGAAACCGCGTGCCGACGGGTCGCATGTACTTCAACCTTTTCCTCGTGATGTTCGTGAGTGGCGTTTGGCACGGTGCGAACTGGACGTTCGTGTGCTGGGGCCTTTATCACGCGTTCTTCATGATTGTTGAACGTGCAAACAACAAGAACGCTTGGTACTACAAGGCTCCTCGCGTGGTGCAAATCCTTTTGACGCAGGTGATTGTGCTCTTTGGCTGGGTGCTCTTCCGCGCCGATTCTATTGGCGATGCCGTCCGCATGTGGAAGAATATGGTTGGGCTTGGTGCTACGGCTGCTTCCGACGTGATTTTGTCTGCTGAAATTTTCACGCCGACGTGCATTGTGTTCATGTTGCTGGCTGGCTTGCTTTCGTTCTGGAAGTACCGCAGCTATGACTGGTGCATTGATGTCTCGTTCAAAAAGTCTCTCATTGCGCTTGGCTTGTTTATTTTGGCAACGCTTGCGCTCTTTACCCAGAGCTACAACCCGTTCCTTTATTTCCAGTTCTAG
- a CDS encoding DMT family transporter, with protein sequence MFLSSFVSRLPSLKGFALAAASAICYGTNPLGALHLYAQNYSPETVLFYRFFTAAILLFAVILAKGSYFKISFREFRALVAFGFLFAVSSLTYYASFKYMDAGLASTLLFLYPLEVAVIMSLFFKEKMKKSVIASIAVSMVGVSLLYNGDSGFSVSSIGWLLVFISSFTYAIYIVMANRVNLQMGSVKMTFYAICFCLCFLLLYSVTLGSGFPPVFTQASSWGWGFMLGLVPTVLSLIFMVKAVKIIGSTPTAIFGALEPVTAVAIGVTVFGETLTTRLVAGIILILGSVVLIAVKK encoded by the coding sequence ATGTTCCTCTCGTCTTTCGTCTCTCGTCTGCCTTCTCTGAAAGGTTTCGCTCTCGCGGCGGCGTCCGCCATTTGCTACGGCACGAATCCGCTGGGTGCGTTGCATTTGTACGCTCAGAATTACTCGCCCGAAACGGTCTTGTTTTACCGCTTTTTTACGGCAGCAATTCTCCTTTTTGCTGTGATTCTCGCGAAAGGCTCGTATTTCAAGATTTCTTTTCGCGAGTTCCGCGCGCTTGTCGCATTCGGATTCCTGTTTGCGGTGAGTTCGCTCACGTATTACGCCTCGTTCAAGTACATGGATGCGGGGCTTGCCTCAACGCTCCTCTTCTTGTATCCGCTTGAAGTCGCGGTCATCATGTCGCTATTTTTCAAAGAAAAAATGAAAAAGAGCGTGATAGCGTCTATCGCAGTTTCGATGGTGGGCGTCTCGCTTTTGTACAATGGCGATAGCGGCTTTTCTGTAAGTTCCATCGGCTGGCTGTTGGTCTTTATTTCGTCTTTTACTTACGCCATTTACATCGTCATGGCGAACCGCGTGAACCTCCAGATGGGTTCCGTGAAGATGACTTTTTACGCCATCTGTTTTTGCCTATGTTTTTTGTTGCTTTATTCCGTGACGCTTGGCTCTGGGTTTCCACCGGTTTTTACGCAGGCAAGTTCGTGGGGTTGGGGCTTTATGCTGGGCCTTGTGCCGACGGTGCTCTCGCTTATTTTTATGGTCAAGGCCGTGAAAATCATCGGCTCTACGCCGACGGCGATTTTTGGCGCTTTGGAACCCGTGACCGCTGTAGCGATCGGCGTAACTGTTTTCGGTGAAACTCTTACCACCCGCCTTGTCGCTGGAATCATTTTAATCCTCGGCTCCGTTGTGCTTATTGCCGTGAAAAAGTAG
- the smc gene encoding chromosome segregation protein SMC, protein MQITKLKIFGFKSFAQRTEINFPTKGLTAVVGPNGCGKSNITDAIRWVLGEQKAAALRMGKMQDVIFSGTEERAAMSLAEVSIVIDNSDGTLASDYSEVIVTRRVHRDGSGEYLINNQECRLRDVHALLFDSGLGSSTYSQMNADMIKAVLSDKADDRRVLFEEAAGVSKYKQQRKETRRQLERVQMDMERVEDNLRSVRRSVRLYETQAEKVNAYKKLNTRLRELDLSVSLDKFEDYKEGLATLDSTTKRMNHEVESSKTQATELQAKIEEKKLAISEDENTYRDLERNVQAATIALNDLNNNIMRLRDSMAALESSNEKAQGEIERSEQKSQELSEEKARLEEEIAVLGSENDMDELNALLERERETLQVMRDKVDDLRTQSRELSNERLQATNRVNSLRGRFERMDAEVNMLQSNIAKWQTEIEGLDKQKSDAEANIAEIQAGIEDTNREIENLEEQRATREERLETERAELSEAQQKLQGLKNEEARLQSRIDVLQSVMNEGSDANRYLKENKAHLIGGLVSERIEATPEYASSVEAALGEILDSVVVNGDDAVNEIVNALKSENVGKVLMSLVSSAAPAYDKPVNNPGVVGSLKDFVKTDDEVSPWLSGILSRYFVVDSLQTALNLAKEYRGENLNFVTADTIVRTSGLVSFGVSTSGALSRKNEIADAEALLEKVQGDILAGEENVDRLRELTEEDAQMLSSLVDEIREKRDSLRGGDASIRIHRNTVENCTRRLNQLNGEVTNAQNRIEAAAQSKNSDAELAEAEAEVEKVEERYQTISDQLGENETMLREKEEDVRELERSAQDKTSRLKQNQNRVVAIADQMEFLDNTIRNRRDEIEKNTVSIEKFETDCNKLSDEAQVKDNALRELERNRDLARERYDLVSGDLEGWRDEVNRLRDDMIEKMKELNDVGRRQESLQNNLDRLRERITNEWTVDLDNPENVERVEYTQPEADREIRELRGKIKELGPININVMEDYEDEKKRLEEVEKQFDDLDRARASLDRTITKLDDIARQRYLDTFARIQKNFQFVFSKLFLNGETKMNLVERVDEMGKPMDILDADIEINVRPTGKKMRGIKALSGGEHALTATALLFAIYMEKPSPYCVLDEVDGPLDDANVGRFMALLREFSKQTLFIVVTHNKRTMAEADMLYGVTQEIKGISRIASVQLADATKFAI, encoded by the coding sequence GTGCAGATAACTAAGTTAAAGATTTTTGGTTTTAAATCCTTCGCGCAGAGGACGGAAATTAACTTCCCGACGAAGGGTCTTACGGCTGTCGTTGGGCCGAACGGCTGTGGCAAGTCCAATATTACGGACGCCATCCGCTGGGTGCTTGGCGAACAGAAGGCAGCCGCTTTGCGTATGGGCAAGATGCAAGACGTTATCTTTAGCGGTACCGAAGAACGTGCCGCTATGAGTCTTGCCGAAGTTTCTATCGTCATCGATAATAGCGATGGCACTCTTGCTTCTGATTATTCCGAAGTCATCGTGACCCGCCGTGTGCACCGCGATGGTTCGGGCGAATACCTCATCAATAACCAGGAATGCCGTCTGCGTGACGTTCACGCTTTGCTCTTTGACTCGGGCCTTGGTTCCAGCACGTATTCGCAGATGAACGCCGACATGATCAAGGCGGTGCTTTCGGACAAGGCGGACGACCGCCGAGTGCTTTTCGAAGAAGCCGCTGGCGTGAGCAAGTACAAACAGCAGCGCAAGGAAACGCGCCGCCAGCTCGAACGCGTGCAGATGGACATGGAACGTGTCGAAGACAACTTGCGCAGTGTGCGCCGTTCTGTCCGTCTCTATGAAACTCAGGCCGAAAAGGTCAATGCTTACAAGAAATTAAATACACGCCTCCGCGAACTCGATTTGTCTGTCAGTTTGGACAAGTTTGAGGACTATAAGGAAGGTCTCGCTACGCTTGATTCTACGACCAAGCGCATGAACCACGAAGTGGAATCTTCCAAGACGCAGGCGACGGAATTGCAAGCTAAGATTGAAGAAAAGAAGCTTGCAATTAGCGAAGACGAAAATACCTACCGCGATTTGGAACGCAATGTCCAGGCGGCAACGATTGCCTTAAATGACCTGAACAACAACATTATGCGTTTGCGCGATTCCATGGCGGCCCTTGAATCCTCGAACGAAAAGGCTCAGGGCGAAATCGAACGTAGCGAACAGAAGTCGCAGGAACTCTCCGAAGAAAAAGCTCGCCTCGAAGAAGAAATTGCCGTTCTCGGTAGCGAAAACGACATGGACGAGCTGAATGCGCTTTTGGAACGCGAGCGCGAAACACTCCAGGTTATGCGCGACAAGGTCGATGACTTGCGTACGCAGTCGCGTGAACTTTCGAACGAACGCTTGCAGGCCACAAACCGCGTGAACTCCCTCCGCGGGCGCTTCGAACGTATGGACGCCGAAGTCAACATGCTCCAGTCGAACATTGCGAAGTGGCAGACCGAAATTGAAGGTCTCGACAAGCAAAAGTCCGATGCAGAAGCGAACATCGCCGAAATCCAGGCGGGCATCGAAGACACGAATCGCGAAATCGAGAATCTCGAAGAACAGCGCGCCACGCGTGAAGAACGTTTGGAAACGGAACGTGCCGAACTCTCCGAGGCGCAGCAGAAATTGCAGGGCTTGAAGAACGAAGAAGCCCGCTTGCAGTCTCGAATTGACGTGCTCCAGAGCGTGATGAACGAAGGCTCGGACGCCAACCGTTACCTCAAGGAAAACAAGGCACACCTCATTGGCGGTCTTGTTTCGGAACGCATCGAGGCTACGCCGGAATACGCATCGAGCGTCGAAGCTGCTCTCGGTGAAATCCTTGATTCTGTTGTCGTGAATGGCGACGATGCTGTCAATGAAATTGTAAATGCGCTCAAGAGCGAAAACGTGGGCAAGGTGCTCATGTCGCTTGTCTCGAGTGCGGCTCCTGCTTACGACAAGCCGGTGAACAATCCGGGCGTTGTCGGTTCGCTCAAGGATTTTGTCAAGACGGATGATGAAGTTTCTCCGTGGCTCTCCGGAATCCTCTCTCGCTATTTTGTTGTAGATTCTTTGCAGACTGCGCTGAATCTGGCGAAGGAATACCGTGGCGAAAACTTGAATTTTGTCACCGCCGATACGATTGTGCGTACAAGCGGCCTTGTGTCGTTTGGCGTTTCGACGTCGGGGGCACTCTCCCGCAAGAACGAAATTGCAGATGCCGAAGCGCTTTTGGAAAAAGTGCAAGGCGATATTTTGGCGGGCGAAGAGAATGTGGACCGCTTGCGAGAACTCACCGAAGAAGACGCGCAAATGCTTTCGTCCCTGGTCGATGAAATTCGCGAAAAGCGTGATTCTCTGCGTGGTGGCGATGCTTCTATCCGCATCCACCGGAATACGGTTGAAAACTGCACCCGTCGCTTGAACCAGCTCAATGGCGAAGTGACGAATGCGCAGAACAGAATTGAAGCGGCGGCGCAGTCCAAGAACAGCGATGCTGAACTTGCCGAAGCCGAAGCCGAAGTCGAAAAGGTCGAAGAACGTTACCAGACGATTTCGGACCAGCTGGGTGAAAACGAGACGATGCTCCGCGAAAAAGAAGAAGATGTCCGCGAACTCGAACGCAGTGCGCAAGACAAGACTTCTCGCTTGAAGCAGAACCAGAACCGCGTGGTCGCCATTGCCGACCAGATGGAATTTTTGGACAATACGATTCGCAACCGCCGTGACGAAATCGAAAAGAATACAGTTTCTATTGAAAAGTTTGAGACGGATTGCAACAAGCTCTCCGACGAAGCGCAAGTGAAAGATAACGCGCTCCGTGAACTTGAACGCAACCGCGACCTTGCTCGTGAACGCTATGACCTCGTGAGCGGCGACCTTGAAGGATGGCGCGACGAAGTCAACCGCCTCCGCGATGACATGATTGAAAAGATGAAGGAACTGAATGACGTCGGACGTCGTCAGGAATCCCTCCAGAACAATCTCGACCGCCTCCGCGAACGCATCACGAATGAATGGACTGTCGATTTGGACAATCCCGAGAACGTTGAACGTGTGGAATACACGCAGCCAGAAGCCGACCGCGAGATTCGTGAACTCCGCGGCAAGATTAAGGAGCTAGGCCCGATCAACATCAACGTGATGGAAGATTACGAAGACGAAAAGAAGCGTCTCGAAGAAGTCGAAAAACAGTTCGACGACCTTGATCGCGCCCGTGCATCGCTTGACCGCACCATCACAAAGCTTGACGACATTGCCCGCCAGCGCTACCTGGATACGTTTGCACGCATCCAGAAGAACTTCCAGTTCGTGTTCAGCAAGCTGTTCCTCAATGGCGAAACGAAGATGAACCTCGTGGAACGCGTGGATGAAATGGGCAAGCCGATGGACATTCTCGATGCCGACATCGAAATCAACGTCCGCCCGACTGGCAAGAAGATGCGCGGTATCAAGGCGCTTTCCGGTGGTGAACACGCACTTACGGCAACGGCGCTTTTGTTCGCTATTTACATGGAAAAGCCGTCTCCGTACTGCGTGCTGGACGAAGTTGACGGTCCGCTTGATGACGCTAACGTCGGTCGCTTTATGGCGCTCCTCCGTGAATTCAGTAAGCAGACCTTGTTCATCGTCGTGACGCATAACAAGCGTACCATGGCCGAAGCCGATATGCTCTACGGCGTGACGCAGGAAATCAAGGGTATTTCCCGCATCGCTAGTGTGCAGCTCGCCGACGCAACTAAGTTTGCTATATAG